The following proteins are encoded in a genomic region of Desulfosporosinus youngiae DSM 17734:
- a CDS encoding DegT/DnrJ/EryC1/StrS family aminotransferase: MNHLKSIPVVRPSMPPYEEYIGEIKEIWNSRWLTHSGPKHQALEKKLCEYLDVDNISLFANGHLALELAIDALGLSGEIITTPFTFASTTQAIVRNRLTPVFCDINEDDYTIDVSKIEALITEKTSAIMPVHVYGNVCDVDRIDALAKKYNLKVIYDAAHAFGVKIKDKAVGNFGDMSMFSFHATKVFHTVEGGGLTYSNSKYSQVLSRLRQFGMVGQESVPTIGTNAKMTEIHAAMGLCNLRYINENIAKRGLAVNRYRELLSRVKGLTLCDLQKDISPNYSYFPVLFNKKEFGMNRDEAAALLEKNNILARKYFYPLTNDFGAYQGLFKLQQTPVAKRIADNVLTLPLYADLTVEDVDMICKIILQ, encoded by the coding sequence ATGAATCATCTAAAATCCATACCGGTTGTTAGACCATCCATGCCACCTTATGAGGAGTATATCGGTGAGATCAAAGAGATCTGGAATAGCCGGTGGCTCACTCATTCCGGGCCAAAACACCAAGCTTTAGAGAAGAAACTCTGTGAATATCTGGACGTGGATAATATCTCCTTGTTTGCTAATGGGCATCTGGCCCTTGAACTCGCCATTGATGCCCTTGGTTTGTCTGGTGAAATAATAACGACCCCATTTACTTTCGCATCTACCACCCAGGCTATCGTGCGTAATCGATTAACTCCGGTGTTCTGCGACATAAATGAGGATGATTATACGATTGATGTGAGTAAGATTGAGGCGCTGATAACTGAAAAAACCTCCGCAATTATGCCGGTTCATGTGTATGGCAATGTTTGTGATGTTGATAGGATTGATGCGCTAGCAAAAAAATATAATCTCAAGGTTATCTACGATGCAGCCCATGCTTTTGGTGTGAAGATAAAGGATAAGGCTGTTGGAAATTTCGGGGACATGTCAATGTTTAGTTTCCATGCTACGAAGGTTTTCCATACTGTTGAAGGCGGTGGTTTGACATATAGTAATTCGAAGTACTCGCAAGTACTTTCAAGGCTTCGTCAGTTTGGAATGGTTGGGCAAGAATCAGTACCAACCATCGGAACCAATGCCAAAATGACTGAAATTCATGCCGCAATGGGTCTGTGTAACCTTCGGTATATCAACGAGAATATTGCCAAGAGAGGTCTGGCAGTGAACAGATACCGTGAATTGCTATCGCGAGTCAAAGGATTGACGTTATGCGATCTACAGAAGGATATTAGTCCTAATTATAGTTATTTTCCTGTGCTATTTAATAAGAAGGAATTTGGCATGAACAGGGATGAGGCTGCTGCTCTGCTTGAGAAAAATAATATCCTTGCCAGAAAATATTTTTATCCACTTACAAATGATTTTGGGGCATACCAGGGGTTGTTTAAACTTCAGCAAACACCTGTGGCAAAGAGGATAGCTGATAATGTACTAACCCTTCCATTATATGCTGACTTGACAGTTGAAGACGTGGATATGATCTGTAAGATCATTTTGCAGTAA
- a CDS encoding Gfo/Idh/MocA family protein, with the protein MHKLRIGILGPSEIALRRFLPALKKSAHFEYAGVAVAKPDERNQSCHDHELKAMFRKSMAKAEDFISKYEGAIFTGYGQLLSSSIDAIYIPLPPALHFIWAKKALEYGKHVLLEKPFTTNLADTKKLLKIAKQKRLAVHENYAFCYHEQIGKIRQLIKDREIGEVRQIRTAFGFPYRGAADFRYDRELGGGALLDSGGYPIKLSTLFLGKTAQIMTAALHTAKEHNVDVFGSATLENDVGITAQVSFGMDNSYKCELEIWGSEGCIYAPRIFTAPADLTATVVLNKQEGKVYEIAKNDQFLGSIDHFYHCILDTAVRLKTYGEIETQSRQIDDILNLTKKAGGNYESSKIHTGC; encoded by the coding sequence ATGCATAAATTAAGAATTGGGATATTAGGCCCTTCAGAGATTGCTCTTCGCCGGTTTTTGCCAGCCCTTAAAAAAAGCGCACACTTTGAATATGCAGGAGTGGCTGTTGCCAAACCGGATGAGCGAAATCAATCCTGTCATGACCATGAACTAAAAGCCATGTTCAGAAAATCCATGGCGAAGGCTGAGGATTTTATAAGCAAATATGAAGGTGCTATTTTTACCGGCTATGGACAACTGTTGTCTTCCAGCATTGATGCGATATATATTCCATTGCCTCCGGCTTTACACTTTATATGGGCAAAAAAGGCATTGGAATATGGGAAGCATGTGTTGCTGGAAAAACCTTTTACAACGAATTTGGCCGATACCAAGAAGTTGCTTAAAATAGCAAAGCAAAAGAGATTGGCAGTCCACGAAAACTATGCCTTTTGTTATCATGAGCAAATCGGTAAAATTCGCCAGTTGATTAAGGATAGAGAGATCGGAGAAGTAAGGCAGATAAGGACCGCTTTTGGTTTTCCTTACCGGGGAGCTGCTGATTTTAGATATGACAGAGAACTAGGTGGAGGAGCTTTGTTGGATAGTGGGGGTTATCCTATTAAATTGTCAACCTTGTTTCTTGGTAAAACAGCCCAAATAATGACAGCCGCATTACATACTGCCAAAGAGCACAATGTGGATGTATTTGGAAGTGCCACTTTAGAAAATGATGTTGGCATTACCGCTCAGGTTTCCTTTGGGATGGATAATTCCTATAAATGTGAGCTGGAAATATGGGGAAGTGAAGGGTGTATTTATGCTCCAAGAATTTTTACGGCACCTGCAGATTTGACAGCTACAGTAGTACTGAATAAGCAGGAAGGGAAAGTCTATGAGATTGCCAAGAACGATCAGTTCCTGGGATCTATTGATCATTTCTATCATTGTATTCTAGATACCGCAGTACGTCTGAAAACATACGGTGAAATAGAGACCCAAAGCAGACAGATTGATGACATTTTAAATCTAACTAAAAAAGCAGGGGGCAACTATGAATCATCTAAAATCCATACCGGTTGTTAG
- a CDS encoding NDP-hexose 2,3-dehydratase family protein, translating into MNNLFYDLMNSWLTKEGVNSTEALLQWIHEQNRKLEVKIERISLEDSDFWFFDKHSGLIRNKSNSFFSISGIQQYQKDDLLIEQPVIIQNEIGFLGIIFQRINGVLHFLMQAKIEPGNINKVQISPTIQATKSNFTQKHGGKRPAFLDYFIEAKPNQTLVDQIQSEQSSRFFKKRNRNVILNLDKHITVPPTHQWMTLGQIKELMGYDNLVNMDTRTVLSCLPFSLLEREKRGLEEIENRCKDKTLLRSISGAASQPLLTDIYHTFNNYKMFSEIYTRLVGLDCLKNWHMENNRFVCGDPFPFCLIFCDISIEGREVVKWTQPLFEAQGIATFGLLSCEDNGIKKFLVKAKPEIGCLDGIELGPSVQHEPAQERDEDKITRLFYEKLSSGKDVRVNVLLSEEGGRFYHEQNRNVIIEIQKNEIPSDLPRGYFWSDYKTLNTLTQVNNCLNIQLRNLLSLLEV; encoded by the coding sequence TTGAATAATCTATTTTATGATTTAATGAACTCATGGCTCACTAAGGAAGGTGTTAATTCAACCGAAGCCTTACTCCAATGGATCCATGAACAAAACAGGAAACTAGAAGTTAAAATCGAGAGAATATCTTTAGAGGATAGCGATTTTTGGTTCTTTGATAAGCATTCCGGTTTGATCAGGAATAAAAGCAATAGCTTTTTCTCTATATCCGGAATTCAACAATATCAAAAGGATGATCTGCTGATCGAACAACCCGTTATTATCCAGAATGAAATAGGATTCTTAGGAATTATCTTCCAAAGGATCAATGGAGTACTGCACTTCTTAATGCAAGCCAAAATAGAGCCGGGCAACATCAATAAAGTACAGATTTCGCCCACCATCCAAGCAACAAAGAGTAATTTTACGCAAAAACATGGTGGAAAGAGACCTGCTTTTCTTGACTATTTTATAGAAGCAAAACCCAATCAAACCCTTGTTGATCAGATTCAATCTGAACAGTCTTCTCGTTTTTTTAAAAAAAGAAATAGAAATGTTATTTTGAATTTGGACAAGCATATTACGGTACCGCCTACTCATCAATGGATGACATTAGGTCAAATTAAAGAATTAATGGGTTATGATAACTTGGTTAATATGGATACACGCACAGTACTTTCCTGCCTTCCTTTTTCACTGCTGGAAAGAGAAAAAAGAGGATTAGAAGAAATTGAAAATAGATGTAAGGATAAAACCTTGTTACGTTCCATTAGTGGTGCTGCAAGCCAGCCTTTATTGACAGATATTTACCATACTTTTAACAATTATAAAATGTTTAGCGAGATATATACAAGATTGGTGGGACTGGATTGTTTAAAGAACTGGCATATGGAGAACAACAGATTCGTTTGCGGGGATCCTTTTCCCTTTTGTTTGATTTTTTGTGACATATCGATTGAAGGACGTGAAGTGGTTAAATGGACACAACCTCTTTTTGAGGCTCAAGGAATTGCTACTTTTGGACTCTTAAGTTGTGAAGATAATGGCATAAAGAAATTTCTTGTCAAGGCTAAGCCTGAAATCGGGTGCCTTGATGGAATAGAACTAGGACCATCTGTTCAACATGAACCTGCTCAGGAAAGAGATGAGGATAAGATTACTCGTTTATTTTATGAAAAACTTTCTTCCGGTAAGGATGTCAGGGTTAATGTATTGCTTTCTGAAGAAGGCGGACGCTTTTATCATGAACAAAACCGCAATGTCATTATTGAAATTCAGAAAAATGAAATCCCCTCAGATTTGCCGCGAGGTTATTTTTGGAGTGATTATAAAACCCTAAACACTCTTACCCAGGTTAATAACTGCTTAAATATCCAACTGCGAAATCTACTCTCATTGTTGGAGGTGTGA
- a CDS encoding 4'-phosphopantetheinyl transferase family protein yields MKVKGYLKMTKLYFLKKENAATYSELFARNVLGKWLEVDGSSLSISINEFGKPYLRDYPNIHYNISHKKGAIVCAVSDEPVGVDIERITNFNKRIAERFFTQNEQTYIFADKRNQDQRFAKVWTRKEAYVKWIGKGMMIPFTSFDVLQLDHNNVFINTEFVGGYVISVCHYSI; encoded by the coding sequence GTGAAGGTTAAAGGATATTTGAAGATGACCAAACTGTATTTCTTAAAGAAAGAAAATGCTGCTACTTACTCAGAATTATTTGCCAGAAACGTTTTAGGTAAATGGTTAGAGGTGGATGGAAGTAGTTTATCTATAAGTATTAATGAGTTTGGCAAACCCTATTTAAGAGACTATCCAAATATACACTATAATATTTCTCACAAAAAAGGGGCTATCGTTTGCGCTGTGTCAGACGAACCGGTGGGGGTGGATATTGAAAGAATAACAAACTTTAATAAACGTATTGCCGAGCGGTTTTTTACTCAAAATGAGCAAACTTATATTTTTGCTGATAAGAGAAATCAAGATCAGAGATTTGCCAAAGTATGGACAAGGAAAGAGGCTTATGTTAAATGGATAGGCAAAGGGATGATGATACCCTTTACGTCATTTGATGTTCTCCAATTAGATCATAATAATGTGTTTATTAATACGGAGTTTGTTGGTGGGTATGTTATATCGGTTTGTCATTACAGCATTTAA